A segment of the Carya illinoinensis cultivar Pawnee chromosome 1, C.illinoinensisPawnee_v1, whole genome shotgun sequence genome:
AGATTCGCAGTGAGCTAGAGATGGAGATAGAAAGAGATTTGGAAGAAGAAATCAAAGATGGAATATACCATCATGCTCTCAGATTGCACCGACTGTATCAGCAGCAAAAGGAAAGGATTGCAAAAGAAGGACCTGGGTTTGAAACCTTTCAAGCTCAACAAAGAAAGAATAGCCAAACACTTCTTGAAGTGAACATAAGCATAAGAATGGAAGGAGGGaccaaaattgaaataaaagagACCAAGAAAGAAGCTCATGATCATCATCAGGAGAAGGGTCGGCCTCGTACTTCTAGATCAGAAAACATGCAACCATTTCAGCCTGTTTCCAATGGGAAGAAACTCGATTGGGTGAGGAGTCTCCGATTCAATGCCGGTCCGGTTGCCATTGATAGATCATCAAAACATGGCAGCTTACATCAGCCTAAAACACCAAGCAACAACCGTTGCTGCTATGATCTGAATCTTGACCTTAAAAATGCCAGGAGAATTTGCACTGCTTCTGTCTTGGGGCAGCCCAAGGTCCGTGCGAGTGTCGATAACAAAGTACTTGAATTGGGATGgaaaaattgatatattttttgcttttatgatatgaaaataataGCAGAATACAAATAATATTGTTACGTGTGATTAATTTTAAGGCACGATGTTGTTATTCTGGTATTAATTGTAATAATCATATTGATGATTATGAAAAAGAATGTTCTTTATGAAAAGAATGTTATTAATTTGGGTGTTCCAGTTGAGTAGTTTTATCTATGATATATACATTGTTGAAAAGTGGggccacatatatatatatatatatatatgtatatatataaaatctgtgATCTTAGCACATTAGGCAGAAGTGCTCTATCTCCTTGAGATTTAAAAGTAATGGCTGCCTTGAAGATGGGAGAAAATATTAAGAGAACATTGAGAATTCATGGGGGACAATCATGAAGCATAGCAATCCCCATGGAATTTATAATTAACCCAACTTTGTATTGTTTTCCCAACACTTATTGATAACCTGCAAGTTGGCGTGAAGGAATTTCTAGAAGTTTGATGAAAACAAAAGGCTGCATGAAGGGAAACCAAAAGGGAGACAAGAGTGAGAGATTGCAGTTGTTGGAGTCTGACCAACATCTAATAATATGAGGGGTGAATACAAAGTTTGGGAGACAAAAAGATGAGCTGGAGAAGCTATTATTGGCTGGCCATTGCTGGCTCACCAAGGCCTGGCTCGATCCATGAAACATTTGAAACTAGTGGACCTACGCCTGAGTAGTGTTGCTTTGGATCTAACCTTGTCTGCCAAAGAGCTTGAGGATCTCGTGCCTTATGTATATGGGGTCTTGGTCCATTCTTATGATGGTGGGAAATTAAACGTCCCGGCTTCGACCACTTGCAAATTCATATGGGAAAATGGAGGTTTTCTGATTAGGGCTCTTTGTTCAATGTATTATACAACTGATCATATGAAGAGAATTGTTGGGTTTTGTTAACGAGTGatatgttacatacagtcacttttaagTATTCTTTATACAGTACTCTACTAATATGATAgccaaaacaattatttcatattaaaaaaaagtgacgaaaccaatcatattagtagaaTGTATAAAGTAATATGTAAAAGTGATCACAAATagagtttttgttaactttaacatgcaaaatatttatgtaaaatagaGACAGGGAAGTAGATCAGTTCAAACACAAGCTGACGAGTAACAATTCTGATAAAGAGAACTTGCCCTAAAAATTGTACCGAGACAAAATTGCTATTTAATTAGTcattaatttaatgattaatcttaagagGATTAATCATGTCCATTAATGCAAAAAACTGAACGTGGCAGAAGCACGTGGTCTATAAATGTTTTATAGATATCCACCAACTCTTGCCACCTTAGGCCACAAAACACACAGCAGGCAGTACTTTCCGATATCTACGTTTAGGGTATGCTGGAATTTAGAACGACCAAGGGAGGATTCAATTAAAACATATGGGGTTGCTTTTAAAGTTGGGTCGAcaccaaacaaattaaaacatgtCGAATTGTTAGACAAGAATTGATGTTGATGAGGAGAGGCAGCATGAAGGCGCCATGTGTACGTGGGCCTGCAGCATCATCCACACAGCCATGCATTGCAAATATTGGAATCATACAAAAAGCTCACTAATTGCATCGCTCCCCCTCCCCTTTAGACCTTAAATCGAGTAGGGACGACAACGATGTATGTTATAGTCAGCTCCGGCCGGATTCACAAATATTGGCGTGCCATTGAAGAGTCATAGTCTTTCAACTGTCAAAAAGCCATCTCCTTTTCCAACTTTTTCCTTCCAATCCTCAAgtttttgctttcaaaaaaGCGGATAATCCAAACGAATCTCATCATCTGGCCCCCCACCCCACCCTTCCT
Coding sequences within it:
- the LOC122301667 gene encoding uncharacterized protein LOC122301667 isoform X2, giving the protein MAWTIVLTEVYIQIDFKETSHSRTTNVLEMKGLRTAMSEEELKIRSELEMEIERDLEEEIKDGIYHHALRLHRLYQQQKERIAKEGPGFETFQAQQRKNSQTLLEVNISIRMEGGTKIEIKETKKEAHDHHQEKGRPRTSRSENMQPFQPVSNGKKLDWVRSLRFNAGPVAIDRSSKHGSLHQPKTPSNNRCCYDLNLDLKNARRICTASVLGQPKVRASVDNKVLELGWKN
- the LOC122301667 gene encoding uncharacterized protein LOC122301667 isoform X1, which produces MADNKADILDLSVLPFGEESDLNSHSNAWHGPLIDFKETSHSRTTNVLEMKGLRTAMSEEELKIRSELEMEIERDLEEEIKDGIYHHALRLHRLYQQQKERIAKEGPGFETFQAQQRKNSQTLLEVNISIRMEGGTKIEIKETKKEAHDHHQEKGRPRTSRSENMQPFQPVSNGKKLDWVRSLRFNAGPVAIDRSSKHGSLHQPKTPSNNRCCYDLNLDLKNARRICTASVLGQPKVRASVDNKVLELGWKN